In the genome of Triticum urartu cultivar G1812 chromosome 5, Tu2.1, whole genome shotgun sequence, one region contains:
- the LOC125506071 gene encoding patatin-like protein 3: MPATARCSALHARPPCAHSRTQNASSQLRARAPAGVEQRMEAAPVGPAAAMDVDKLTYEIFSILESKFLFGYDDPKLLFGGASPHTPAASGKATPPRAQAGKVCILSIDGGGRAADGLLAGAALVRLEASLRRRTGDPKARLADFFDVAAGSGAGGVLAAMLVARGKDDARPLYSAEDALAFLVRSLRRGWSPSSGSLRALLRRPAGGAAFRKVFGDLTLRDTARPVLVPCYDLATGAPFLFSRADAVEKPAYDFRLRDVCAATCAGSDRSSSAVEVRSCDGSTRIVAVGGGVALGNPTAAAITHVLNNKREFPLASGVEDLLVISIGSGEGEQRPAAGSGGASTSEIVRIAAEGVSDMVDQAVAMAFGHNRTSNYTRIQAMGSPRGGRCAAAAAKGCVAAEEMLSQKNVESVLFRGKKLAEQTNAEKLERFAHELVKEHDRRVGAAAPAVVKQQPASAPDNAAPASYSNLVSQMFTSIL, encoded by the exons ATGCCGGCAACTGCTCGGTGCTCTGCTCTCCACGCCCGCCCCCCGTGCGCACACAGCAGAACGCAGAACGCCTCCTCTCAGCTTCGTGCGCGCGCTCCGGCCGGCGTAGAGCAGAGAATGGAAGCGGCTCCAGTGGGGCCGGCCGCCGCCATGGACGTGGACAAGCTCACCTACGAGATCTTCTCCATCCTCGAGAGCAAGTTCCTGTTCGGCTACGACGACCCCAAGCTTCTCTTCGGCGGAGCCTCGCCGCATACACCGGCAGCGTCTGGGAAGGCGACGCCCCCACGGGCGCAGGCCGGTAAAGTGTGCATACTGTCGATCGACGGCGGTGGGCGCGCCGCCGACGGGCTGCTCGCCGGAGCGGCGCTGGTGAGGCTGGAGGCTTCCCTGAGGCGGCGCACCGGTGACCCCAAGGCGCGTCTGGCAGACTTCTTCGACGTGGCCGCGGGCTCTGGCGCCGGCGGCGTGCTGGCGGCCATGCTCGTGGCCCGCGGCAAGGACGACGCGCGGCCGCTCTACTCCGCGGAGGACGCGCTCGCGTTCCTCGTGCGCAGCCTCCGCCGCGGCTGGTCGCCCTCGTCCGGGAGCCTCCGCGCGCTGCTCCGGCGCCCGGCTGGCGGCGCCGCCTTCCGCAAGGTGTTCGGCGACCTGACACTGCGAGACACGGCGCGGCCGGTGCTCGTCCCGTGCTACGACCTCGCCACGGGGGCGCCGTTCCTTTTCTCCCGCGCCGACGCCGTCGAGAAGCCGGCCTACGACTTCCGCCTGCGAGACGTGTGCGCCGCGACCTGCGCCGGTTCGGACCGGTCCTCCTCGGCGGTGGAGGTGCGGTCGTGCGACGGGTCGACCCGCATCGTGGCCGTGGGCGGCGGCGTGGCGCTCGGCAACCCCACGGCAGCGGCCATCACGCACGTGCTCAACAACAAGCGCGAGTTCCCGCTCGCGTCCGGCGTGGAGGACCTGCTGGTGATCTCCATCGGCAGCGGGGAGGGCGAGCAGCGCCCCGCGGCCGGCAGCGGCGGCGCGTCGACGTCTGAGATCGTCAGGATCGCCGCCGAGGGCGTGTCCGACATG GTGGATCAAGCGGTGGCCATGGCGTTCGGACATAACAGGACAAGCAACTACACCCGCATCCAGGCGATGGGGTCGCCGCGGGGCGGCCGatgcgcggcggcggcggcgaaggggTGCGTGGCGGCGGAGGAGATGCTGTCGCAGAAGAACGTGGAGTCGGTGCTGTTCCGTGGCAAGAAGCTGGCGGAGCAGACCAACGCGGAGAAGCTGGAGCGGTTCGCGCACGAGCTCGTCAAGGAGCACGACCGCCGGgtcggcgccgccgcccccgccgtcgtCAAGCAGCAGCCGGCGTCCGCACCCGACAACGCCGCGCCGGCGTCGTACTCGAACCTGGTCAGCCAGATGTTCACCAGCATCTTGTAG